The DNA region AAGCAAAACAAAGGAATTAAAGATTTTCTTCTAAAGGGAACGCAAATACCAAATGGGCGACCGCCGGTCGCCCCTACAAAAACCAAAATATCACATTTCTCCCTATTGCTTGTTTTTGCCCCGCGCCCTATACTTTTCTCTTATCTGCAGCATGGGTATCAATCACGAAAGTTCTTTTCTGAATCCCCAACCATGCACCGGCGGGAGCTTGGGTAAAAAACTATCAAGCTTTGCAAGATTAGGGGCAATCAGGGTCAGGTCTTGAAATGACAGTTTATTTTGTAGAAGAGATTAATGACTAATCTGATAATTCAAGGCCCGATATATGACCCCATTTTTAAAGCGAGGTGAGCATGGATGCATTCGAATCAGTAATCGCATCGATCCTGCAGCGGCAAGGCTACTGGACGCAAACCAGCGTAAAGGTTGATCTCACAAAGGCCGATAAACTGGAGATAGGCCGACACTCGTCCCCACGGTGGGAGCTCGATGTGGTGGCCTATCAAGGCCGTGGCAACGAGCTTCGCATTGTGGAGTGCAAGTCGTTCTTGGATTCCCCTGGTGTTCAGTGCACTGCCTTCGACGGATCCAATCCGATAGCCGCCAAGCGCTATAAACTCTTCTGCGATGCGACGCTCCGGCGCGTTGTCTTTCGGCGTCTCGAACAGCAGATGGTCGATTCCGGATTCTGTTGCCCGAAGCCGACCATAAACCTGTGCCTTGCGGCGGGCAAGATCAAGGGAGACGGTGACTGGCTTCGCGGCTACTTCGAGAAGCGAGGTTGGCTACTGATTGGGCCAGACGAAATTAAGCGAGAGCTTGAGGCGCTGCGTGAGTCTGGGTATGAGAACAGCGTTGCTGCAGTCGTGACGAAGCTTCTGTTACGCGGCCCTAGGAACACCGGTCAAAGAACGCTTCCGGAGTCAGGTCTCAATAATAAAGATTGAGAAATGAATTCTGCTTGTGGACAATTGGGGTCAGGTCTTTCAATATGACAAAATACTGTCCGGAATATTGTAATAATGAAAGACCTGTCACCAAGTTGTCTGGGTCATTAACCGAGGAGCCGAAGGGATGACAGCGAAGTTCTGGGACAAGCGGGCCGAAAGATACGACGACCTCATTCAGAAGCACGATGCCGTTTACCACCGGACAATCGCGAGCGCGAAATCGCTGCTTTCGACCTCGGATATCGTGTTGGATCTTGGCTGTGCATCGGGGGAGTACAGTCTTGACATCGCACCCTTCGTGCGGCGCGTCCATGGCATCGACACATCGGCCACCATGATCGCCCTGGCAACTGAGAAAACGAGTGACCGTTCAATCGGCAATGTAACGTTTGCCGCGGACGATGTTTTCGATCGGGCGCTGGATGGGCGCGGCTTTACCGCGGTGCTCGCCTTCTGTGTCCTACACCTGGTCGAAGAAATCCGTCCCGTCCTGGGCCGGGTCAACGAGCTCTTGCCTGCGGGTGGGTTGTTTATCTCGCAAACACTGTGTCTGAGCGAGAGCAGCTTCCTGTTCAAGTGGTTCATTAATGTGGCCCAAAAGGTGAAGATCGTGCCGCTTGTTCTCAGCCTTACCGCTCTGGAGCTCGAAGCGGCAATTGCGGATGCGGGCTTTGATATTGCCGAATCAGAAAGATGGGAGCGCAAGAAAGCGGTTCATTGGATCGTCGCTAGGAAGCGGTAAGCTGCGAGCCGAAGAAGTCTCCTGGCTTTGCCCGACGGGGGATTGATGTTCGCGTTGCCCTATTTTTTCCCGGTCCCCGGGATCACAATCACGGCCGGCGGCGGGTTCATGGTATTATTGGCCCGGTATTGGAAGCAAAACAAAGACAAGCGAAGTGACGGCGCATAGAAATTAAATTCAGGAGCATGCCAATGAAAGCCATCGTAACCGAACAATACGGGCCGCCGGATGTTCTCAAGCTCGCCGATGTGGGCAGG from Candidatus Aminicenantes bacterium includes:
- a CDS encoding methyltransferase domain-containing protein — its product is MTAKFWDKRAERYDDLIQKHDAVYHRTIASAKSLLSTSDIVLDLGCASGEYSLDIAPFVRRVHGIDTSATMIALATEKTSDRSIGNVTFAADDVFDRALDGRGFTAVLAFCVLHLVEEIRPVLGRVNELLPAGGLFISQTLCLSESSFLFKWFINVAQKVKIVPLVLSLTALELEAAIADAGFDIAESERWERKKAVHWIVARKR